The window gaaatttgaaagttctattaataaaagaaaAGGCTCTAAGCCTTGAATTTTTTTaagaattgtcttacactcttacttagttacttaatggcttgaaattatattaaataaattacaactctattataattactaaaatatttcattacaagtcttttgttttaatattttataattctttacttattttcctaattttcttataatttattaagtttaagtttattaaataagtcaaaaaactagttgttgcaaactttaaaaacttagtcattgtcaaaaaatTAGCCATCGCCAAacttaatgcttaaataattaattttttttaaaaaaacggctcacttaaggcccgcgaaacCGTCTCATCCTGTCCCAttccgtttgttagcgggatgggatgggcctaccgtttcgtcTCGTTTAGGCCCGTCCCGCCACCGTCCCGGTTAAATatcgtcccgtcccatcccgttccGTTTATTTGGTcttgtcccgtcccgttggacagccttaaGACTTTTGCATGATCTATATTATTGCCATTTGccacttcaaatagttgaaacaTTGGCATTCGTTCAAGATTTTCTATAATCCCCTCACAAAAGTACACCATTGTTGTCAAATTGATGTGGATGCcaacttttttctttctttttgccaacttttttctttctttcttttttggccCTTATGTTCTCCTCTATGCTATTTGCTGTAGTTATGAAAAAAGAAATgcatttataaataataaatcaGTGCAATTAAATTAATATGGTGTACAATGGCtatttgtattatttttcaagttactaACCGCCGTTAATATAAATAGAACTGTAATATTTAATTACCCTTTAAGTGCCTAGATAATTACTAATaatgtataataataataataataataagcacGCCTCAATCCCGAATAAGTTTGGTTTATTGTACAAACTCTCATGCACTAACCATGTTTATCCCTTTAAATTCGTCCAGGTTAACATTAtgcaaaataaaaattaaaataattagtattACAATTGATTAACACGGTAATCTCACAAACTAAAGGTCCGCGGTTCTAACTTGAGATTAGGTATTTAACTCTGCCTGTGTGAGCTTATTCATATTACTTGTCGGTTGTCACAAAACTGGATAAAGGAGGAGGATTATTATAAGTTGGTAACCAACGtataacaaatcaatttatgATGAATTCTCGTAAATGACTAGATAACATATAATTATGCTGGTAAAAGCTTATCCCCACTCGGTGTTTACACTACATATAAATATTACTAGATAACATATAATTATGTTGGTAAAATCTTACTCGCATTTGGTGTTTACACTGCAGGTAAATATTACTAGATAACGTATAATTATGCTGGTAAAAACTTACTTGCACTCGAAATTTACACTGCATGTAAATATTTACCATGAAGTGCTCCTTCACATATTGGCTATGTAAGGCTCAAAACATGGTCAACAAAGAGGAGAGATTTATGGGAAGATCTTAACAGTTTTGGAAATAGTCTACCATAAATTCAGATTTATTTTAGATCTTAACTAATATCCCAATAAATCAGTACACAACCAATAAAAATAAGTAAGAAAAACTATTTCACCACACTAGGCTTCAGCTTGTCTAAAGAATGAATCCCTTAGATTCTATTGTTGTAAGTTCATTTAATTTCTTGAAACTGATATTTTGTTACATATTTATGTTCCATTTTTTCCATTCTAATGTGTGTTTTTTTGGTTATTAAAAGGTGAAACGTATTGAAGAAAAAGAGAAGGTGAAAAAGAAGAGCATAATTAGACAGAAAACAGTATCAATATGCTGCAAAGGAAAGGGGcaatttgtgccaatgaaagtgGAAATTCAAGAAACTTCATCTAAAAATTCACTCTTGGATCGTCTTACTTATCTCGAGACTCGACTTTTTCAGGTTAAATTGTTTTTCCAAATTATTTAAAGGAGTAATAACATAAAACTCATATAGATTGTATATCTATACATTGATGGTTTAAAAGAATTTTAGACTATAAAATCACTTCTGAGATAATTTTAGGTTAATTACCATTTATAGTAAGTAGTATTAGTCACCTAAAAGACAAGGTAAGTAACATGTTACGACAGGTTAAAACAGGATGATAATACGAAAATTCTTTACACTATATATGTTAGTTAAATATTCATGTGATGACTATTTATTAAGGGGTCTTTACACAAATAGACAGCTAGATTTACGATTTACTTTCCTATTCGATATACAtaaattacttacaaattataaatGATTACACACATATTCAACactaattatacatatattacatATTCACTACCTATTTTTTTGTTTAAGTTATTGGATCAGCAGCTATTTAAAACGAATTCTTCATTTGTTAATGCAGCTATGCCTGGAAATTGAAGCTGCAAAAACATCATGCTCTTCAAATATACAGACTCCATTTACAGAAAGATCCAGAAATGATACCAAGAAACAAACAGATTGGAATTCTTATCCAACTTTTGATTATCCAAAACCTCCCTGCAAGTCACAATCTCAACTCTGCCTCAACGAGTGTGAATCCTCACAGGTACTGTTTTGTCAAAGCCATTTTAATTTAGTTCAGAGGCGGAGTCGGAAATTTTAGTTTATACGTTTTGGATCACAATTATTTTCGCTTACTCGGTTCTGAATATGATTATCTATACATATTAAATAAACTTTTAGCTAAAGCTATTGGGTTTTATCAAACTTGTAACTATTAACCCTAATTTAACTCACtactaaaaaatataaaaattagcgACGGGCAAATTCTATAGCTAAACAGAAAAATTTATCGCTAAACCTATTTAGCAACATATTAGTAAAAAACTATCAAGAAATTCTATTAGCTACGATCAATTTACCGACAGATTAACGATGAAGTTCGTAGCTTATAAAGAAATTTTTATGTTACCAATGCAATTTAACTGATTATTATAAATTTTTATTGGCTATGATCGATTAACTTaacctgataatataaaaattctttataATATCAGTTACAAAACATAAACTatttattttactatttg is drawn from Nicotiana tomentosiformis chromosome 12, ASM39032v3, whole genome shotgun sequence and contains these coding sequences:
- the LOC104085014 gene encoding uncharacterized protein, which translates into the protein MNPLDSIVVKRIEEKEKVKKKSIIRQKTVSICCKGKGQFVPMKVEIQETSSKNSLLDRLTYLETRLFQLCLEIEAAKTSCSSNIQTPFTERSRNDTKKQTDWNSYPTFDYPKPPCKSQSQLCLNECESSQNKSHRMAQDLEQPSSMKKELHFGRSKSTKDGKNTSKNGKKNLKASWPHLRILGC